GTCAGCAGCTCACCTTATGCGGCCAACGCTGCTACTGTGGGAGGGGGGATACTAGTGCTGCAGGTAGGTGAGAACCGGTGCTGAAATGGGAAAAAGATCGGCACTGCAGGTGAGGGGCGTTTCTGTAGCTTGTCTCCAGTAATTTCTAATCGAAAGTGACCCAGAGGAAAGTGAAGGACCAAGGGTCCTGATCACCCATTGGCCCCACACGTTTTGTTTTAAGAAACAATACCACATGAGCAATTTTggtcaaaacaaataaaacatatatatacgtGGGTTTCATGGTGGTTGAGAACAAATGGTTCTCAGTTTCAATAACCATGGGTCTGAGTTTGGTTTCAAtaatcacaaaataaaacaaaataaaatattgtcgaaacaaaaacaaaatatcgACAGCAGACATATTAAAACTAGACTAAGCAAATATGGCCTGgaaaaggctctgataccacatgtaagaattcaatatatattaaatgctaattaacaataacattagcagcggaaatagtttaatatatatgtacctccggccattgctttgcttaAGTGACTTGAAGAACGACTCCACAacaaccaaactaaaaactaaaaaatattgagaggttcttctgacctatgcctaccagtgagtgccaattgatggaatacacaggccttatttataggtaggtcaggggaccctcaattagagctgttaccttaattattcctcccatcaaggaataaaaatcaaatcaatacagctaattgattccacaaaaataaaatctttaatgaaatcaaatacttgttccacaagaattaaatcagtgctttaattcagaatatttgattgaaatcaaatacttgttccacaagaattaaatcagtaatttaattcagaatatttgattggaatcaaatacttgttccacaagaattaaatcagtaatttaattcataatatttgatttacacaataagctttaattggaataaattattgaacaccgtaattttataattacaacaatatatgtgacataagggacatactttaaatgaaatttcttacagaAAATAGTTTGAATGGACCTACATCCTTCAGGCGTCAGCTCTGGCAGGGCAGCCTGTTGCAATTCTCTCTCTATATTGTGTAGATTAACATCCTTGAAAGCAGTAAAATGGTTTCATGGTACCACTTAGTTTCAGCATCATGTGAAGGAatgtatatgtttatatattttaatttctcaAACCTCTTAaggttagtaaaaattactcCCCTTCTCTGAGAAACCAAGAGATCagagaaacagaaaaagaagaaccTCATCTTTCTATTCTTTATCCTTGGGACAAGAAGTGAAAAGacaactaaaagaaaagatTCACCTATTCCATGTGTATACCAGATCCAATTAAAAAGGAAGTATATATCGCAGAAACAAAAAATGAGAAGCAGATGCTAACTGATTTCCCCATTTACGCCATAGGCCCCATTTCCATTAGATACTAGATTTGATTTCCCCATTTTCGGTTCTCACCCTCAATTTCCAAATCAACTGAATATTAGCTATAATAACCAATGGATATGCCAAAGGGAGCATTAATTTCATGAGAGATAGAGAAACTTTCTACTCTTTAGCCATGGCTGAAACTTAATTAGTCTCCCTATACCCCTCTCCATAGCAGGGTCTCCATAAATAGCCATCTTTCTCAAATTTAGTTAGAGGATAGTTGAGTAAGaggaaatgagagagaaaaggatTTTGTGCGAAATTAGAAGCGCCAAGAAATCCAGCCTAAAACTTTTCGTTTACATCAGCGACAACTTTTATTGTGGCTAATGCCTTTGCTCAAAATTTCTTTACACTTTTAGCGACAACATTAAGTGTCGGCGAATGTTCTATTATTAGCAACCATAATAGCAATTGTTAATAACTTTATTATTTGCTACTAGTCGTCGCAAATAAGCAAAACCTCGTTGCTAATGCCTTTTTGTGGCTTTtcatgcatgaaaataaaaaataaaaaataaattaaaatatatatatatatatatatatatatgcttcaataTTAGTGACGACATATCAGCGACCACAAAATGTCGTCATTATAGTAAATTTTTCTATGACATTAGCGATAACCATAAAATATCATCGCTGATAAGTACCATTAGCGATGACTTTTGGGTGGTCGCTGGAAACCATTTTTCTTATAGTGATATATAGCTATTTGGTGGGACCTGTTAGAGTCACATTGTGCGGTTGAATAGGAAGTGCCAAAAAATCAGACTTCTACAAGCCACCCAAATTCTTCTGATAGCACTGCCAACCAATTTCATCGTATTTGTATTCTAGGCATAGAATATGCGTGTCATTTCTGAACAGGCCCTTGTTCGGTGGTAATTAATGCttttaatcaaaatttgtaAAGTCACTTAATAATTGTTCTCTGCCAATATTTATTCATGGACTCGATTAAATAAAGATACAACCAATATATTTTGATGACTTCTACTTTAAAGCAAATTCAAAGAACATGTGTTAACAAGGACTCGATTCAAAAGGGACTCTAACACTGAGACATCTGAAGAAGATGTTCTCTTATTATAGCAAATCCTACCACAATTAAGATACTTGAAAACAACCAACTTAATTAAACGACTTCCAAATTAATACTAAATAGATTATTGCAACAGTTTCCtttattcttctccttctcctagATATAACTGTGTCAAATGCTTGCCATTACAACCCACCATGCAAGGGTTCATGCTTATAAAGGCACAGGATCAACCAGCAAGGAAGCAACAACATCTTTGAGCACAATTTCAGCATGCGTGTACCCATCTGCATCCTTATAGACGACATACATCGTACGTGTAAGGTTGAGAAGTCGCATCACAACGGGCATGGGGACAGTGGTTGGATAGCGACACTCTTCGTTTATATCTTTCCAGGCatctgtaatttcttttccgaATTCACCGATTGCTTCTTCTTCTGTAGCACCATGTTGTTTCGTGTAACATTCAACAGCCGAGGCAACATGTCCTCTTTTTTGCTCAAACTACAAAAACCAAATCTTTATGTAACATTCATATTGAATTGGTTTTTAGGATTACAATCATTACTAAACAGACATAACATATAATACCTTATGTGACACAATGTCGTCCATGAGTCGGCTAACCACGGCTGAAGCTCTTACCATTTTAGGGTAGCTGAACAACCACTCAAAGGCATCTTTTGTAACAATGTCTCCCATCCCAACCAAGGATGTGGTTGCTAACAAGGGGTATCCAGAGGTAACTAGTGCAATGCGCATATACTCATCCATTGTTGGTATGTGCTTCTTGTGGAACCATTTGGCTTCATGGAAGTAGGCTCTAACTTGATTCTTCATCTGAGACAAGCAAGCAAGCTAAAATTAGATTACTATTATAACACGTACAGTAAACACTTTCTTgctttctaattatttttttctcggCGTGACAATTTTGATTGGGCTGTAAAAAATCTTCTAAATTTTTATGTGTGGTGCTTACTGCTTCTCTTGCATATCTAGCACGGTATGATCTTCCTTCACCTATTTTTTGATCCATTTCACTGTAAACATCTAGGAGTGGGCGGTAACACACTTTCATGTACTCCGGAAGTTGATCTATAGCACCAATATCCCACCTGTAAAGTGGATAGATTCTATGAATGGAATTTtccaattaatataacaatggGAAGAATAAAGCAATGGTAGTGACATGTGAATTTCGctcaaaaatagctaaaatgaGAAAGTGTGTCAATTTCAACCTCTCGATTGCTTTAGTAAAGAGCTCAAGTTCTTCAAGTGTTCCATACACATCATAAACGTCATCAAAAATCGAGGTCATGGCTATCACTTTGGTTAGAAACCTTCTAGCAATATGATATTCAGGCTCGAAGTACACTCCTAATATCCAGAAGTAACACTCAACCACTCTGTCTCTTATAAATGGTAGCTCTATTGAAAAGTTGCAGTCTTTCCACCACctataaacataatttagcaTAATCATATAGTCAGCTTTGAGTTATATATGTACAAACTACTCACACTTAACATGGTTGAAGAATAACTAACCTTGCAATTTCAGAAAGTTCTTTCTGGTGCAATTTTTGTAACTGGTTGAAATCCAACTTTGCAAACGTAAGAAGGACTTCATTATGTGAAGCGTCTTGTGGGTAGATAGAAAAGTAATACCTTGCCTCCAACCTCGGTAGTCCTTTGTGGATAGGCTGCTTTAAGGCATGGCTTACTTGTGATGCAAGAAGAGGGCTTAAATGGGTTGCTACCGACTCAAGATGTGTGGCAGTGAAGACAAGTGCTTCATCAAGTATATCTTCCCCATGTACCCGCAGATGTGTGGCTTCATACAAGCTCAACATTCCTTGCACATCATTGATAAGTGATTTCTTAAAATTCCCTTTGCTGTCCTTGAACTTGGTGAACGTATCTGCTTCACGATTCAATCACGTAAAATGAGTCAGCCACCCCTTGTTGAGCTTTATGTAATTTGTTGTGGACTAATTAAGGCGAGACccaatttgtttttgtctttgagTTTGcttcttaagaaattttttattcatgggaaaaaaaaatagttacatTAGTGCTAgccaagctatatatattttatggtcCAATTCTCAAATGGGTTGGTGAAAGTAAGTCAGTGAAAGATAAGTAAATATGAAACATTGGCTGAAGTTCAAGCACTCtttatatatgttgtatatatagGAGTACGCTGTGTACATGTGAGTGTTTACCAtgcaaaaagagaagaaaaatgctacTGTCTATAAGGAATAAGGGACCTTAGGTCTATAGAAAGGCAATAGAGACTATGTTTCCATAAGGGACCACTCTATAAAAAAACAACAGTATCACATGCATGGAATGTTCTCCTAGGATATTCAAGTTTGTACGATATTAAATGCGACACCGATTGTTTGTGCAGATTAAGTTTTCccaaatagaaataaaagaacaCTTTTgtttaaaaccaataaaaagaaacaagcacttgcaaagtaaaaaaaaaaaaaaaaaaaagtaccagaCGAACTATAATAACCATGTTGTCTAAGTAACCGAAACCGAAGAGCAACAGTGTAAAGGTCATCATCTTCATGGTCATGAGAGTCATGAAGAGTTTGCAAAATTTGTTgaatctcattttcaaaatggTAAGACACGCCCAAGCGATGAATTGCATCAATGAAGTTGAGTTTTTCTGATGACTTTTCTCCTGGAGCCATTAGCATTTTCCTCacttctttcttcaattccTGATGTAGTTGTATTTTCTCATTATCAGTTTCCTGTACGAGtagattgaagaaaacaaattagtaTACTAAATAGGAAAAATTAATCTAAAGCTTAGTTGTGCATGCACATGTAATTAAATATGTTGGCATGCAGATCCACACACTGAGATGCATATATTTTTACCGAGAACTCAGAAGCATATGTGAGGAAACGGTCACCCCAAATGCTAGGATGATAATTTGCAGAGCGGCGAGTGGTTTCTGGCACAGGATTTAGGGATGGAGCAGCGACTACTGAAACTTTGAAAgacattttcttttcctaaacTTTAATTGAAGGTGTCTTTTAAGTGCTTTGAGGTGGCTAAGCATGAGAGAATGGTTAACGTGCTCATGTTATTTATAGAAGaaatgttgaaaataattttggatggtgtaTAAAATTCTTGGTATGTGTTattcacaaaaaaacaaatactgcTTGATATATGTTATGTGGCTTCAGTTTCAACCACGTGGACGACAGACTTTCTCATCCTCGCCTTGTGGTTGGAAATTTTCCGCTCTATCATaaaatagatatatatttttttgttgttatagttggaaatttagctctaaaattaccaaaacaatgattaTGTatccaaattttaacaaaatgatgaaattatctTTActtaaataaaagcaaaatactaaaatttataaaaaataattaaaaaaataaaaatcaaaacaggGGTATCGGACCAGTACCCCTAGGTAACTTGGAATGGTCCGGCCACCCACCAGGGGGTAGATCGGCCACCCCTGAGCCATTTTcaggggtggcttggccaccccatctcattaattaatggggtggccggctaccccCAAAAATACCTCTTTAACACCCAAGTGGTGTTTTTGGGGGATGGCTGATGTTTGGCCGAGCCACTCCTGggttggttcggccacccctattaTATTCAGTGGTGGCTAATTCACCACCCCTTgccacccatggggtggttctCGAACcacccctctttttttttttttttttttcttttttttcaacttttcttttttaatatttaattatatatatatttaatttttttttttttttttaaatttttagggatatttttgtcttattggaATTATATATGggtacttttgtttttttgctaatATTAGGAGGtatattgtcattattttgagaGTTTAGGgtgtaaattgtcacaattaatagtttgagagGTAGATTATCATtttggtagtagtttgaggggttaagtggactttacccattTCTTTTTCTACGCCTAGTATTTCTTCCTGGTAGAAGCGGCTGCACACCCATCCCATgggattttgggttttgaaaattattcaGATTTTCTGCACCATCTGTACGTGCTCTATTTATGTTGAGTGCCTGTTGAGATTGCAGTGCATTGGCTTGTGATAGAAAGACACATTGGGCTTTGACACTTCGGTGATTCTTTCTCAAACATCTTCCCCAGCACATTGACAGATCCCTACTTTCACAGAAAATaccaataaaaatttaacttcaagtaccAGTGAagattccaaacaaaaaatccaaaaattctaGTGTTCGCGCGGTGCACCCATCCTTACATTCACagaaaaaaaccccaaaatccAATACGATGGGTGCGCTGCTGCCTCTACCCGGAAGAAATACCAGGTCtaggtagaaaaagaaaatagagagagagaaagaaaacgttttgggtagaaaaaacagaaaaagataaaaaaatggATGGGAATTAGTGGAATAAagtgccttttttctttttcttttttgtttgtttgtacaCGTTAGTCTAAATAAGGAGTACTTTGCCCTTAGAGAATCTCAGCCCTCAAACCAAACAACCGCAGGCATGAAAGCCAATTCCATTTACATTAACATTTAAAACCGTTTCTTCTAAGCCATGGTCAAAACTGTAAAACCATTTAAAGAtgatttcagtttttttttttttttcataaaaaactGGTTTAAGATCAAACggttaaacaataaataatgtTCGTAACATTACAACAAGAAATAGCTTAGCCCTACGTTGGTGGGAAGTACCCTCTGttaagcattttcttttccaaaaatattgaaataaatatttctttCCTCTGATCATAGTGAATTGCCGACCAACTAAATTCAagattattaattaatgatCATGAATTGATTATATCTTTCCTCTGATCATATCAGAAAATGAAGTGGTGCATTTCCGAACGGACACTTGTTTACTAAGaatgaaggaaaaaagagagacatacaatagagaaagagagggatTGGAGGAACGGGGGCCTTTGTGGCTTGGTAAGGATGAAAGTTATTTATGATAAACTATGATTTAGTTACCTTAAATTAAGTGATAGTTActtagtttaagacatttatttgtattttgaattggaGCTTATTTATGTGATAAATAGGTTTTACAGGACTCACCTCCTACACAAGGTTGCTTAATATTTATTCATGGTACAGCCAACATATTTTGAAGATTTCTACTTTAAAGCAAATTCAAAGAACGTACACGTCAACAAGGACTCGATTCAAAAGGGACTCTAAGAAGATGTTCTCTTATTATTAATGTGACCACAACCCATCAAGAATGGTCCTTTCTTGGTCAAAATGTATCCAACAAAACTACAAAATTGAGTAAATTAATGGCAGGAAGTATCAAGCAAAACTACAAATGCTACGTCTAGATGGTATCCTATGTTAAGTATTTTCGTTTTctaatattagaaaaatattatgaattttttttatgttctccTGATCTTATGTGAATAttactttctaaaaaaatatgagagacTAGTGTGATATGTTTGTTctacttttttagaaaacaatatacaTGTAAGATCATGAGAAaactagacaaaaaaaaaaaaaaaaaaaaagtaacattcCTCTCatctaattaagaaaataaatatttaataaagtTTCAAAAGGTAactgaaattttcaaaacaaacagaAATGCACTCCTTTCAAACTGCGCATGAGCTGGATGGTGAGATTATCATTTAAGTTTATCGTCGCAATTCAAGTACCATGATTATGAACATTTTCCACATGTTTTCGAGTTAACTTTGAACCACTTAAAGGTTTGAGACAAAAATGTAAAATTCAATTtcaacccttaaaaaaaaattaggattaCTTCCAGTTTATTTGAACCAGAGCATATCCCATTAGTAATATTGGAGGGGTAATTTTgtccctcaaaaagtgaaaatacaaaaataccattctaatataactaaatgaattggagaggatatggttccaattaaaaaaagtacACAACACTTTAATCAAATCCAAATAAGAGAAACCATTAGGTAGATAGATACCCTCTGTTGGTATGATAACAGCTATGTGACCACAATCGTGTAATATTGGACTTTTGGCTTGCTCCAGGCTAGCTGAATACCTAGGCAAATTAAACAATTGTCTAAGAGCATTTATATTTTGCAATGTACgttttagataaaaattaaatttaaggagaaaattttattttatcaaatttagaaaGTTACTTTTAGAATGAATTAAACATAAAactttctttacttttctctACTTTagtaaaatattgtttttattagttttaaaccaatcagGGGAGAGGAGActaaaaaataagcttaaaaaattaaataactttagctttttggctcttgaaatgtaagagcattctcaatggaagagccaaatgttacttttatcaaaaatggctcttcaaatgtttaaaaaactccctacattagattagccaaaagaaaatgtaaaatagatatttaattagaagagctaaaaaaaaaaagctaaatgtagtaGTACTTTTCAaatgagctattttatttttcattgtttctcttacatgttttcttttttttctcaaatcttttcctactttttttctgcatgttttctttttcccatttttcctctcacatgttctattttttccaaaacttttcttacttttaataatattttaatagaatagatagaaatatagctaatcggatgtatagacatttaaaaatgacttaactaaactagataaaagtgagtttttagaagctattttacataaaaatatggctcctttattgggaatgctctaaggagCATTTATGAcaatagttaaatataaagtaagAAATGGAGCTTGTTAAATGGGTGTTTTCATAacttttgttagatttttttttttaaaaaaaaaaactaaatataaagaGCCCATTGTGAATGCTTTAAGGCCCTTAATAAAATGAATCCTTTTCTTTGATCAATAACCAAAATCTAGAGAATatcgtgtcaaaattgaaattttcacCTGAAACTGCATATTGAACCACAGTTTATCCTgcaaaatttcatcaaacatttCTTAATTGATTACTCTTCAATTGAAGaaagttcataaaaaataaaaataaaaaataaaaaacaacaacaacaaacaaacaaaggtGCGGAAAAGGCATAACAAAAAAACCCTTAAGCAAACTTGCATGGGCTAAACTATCATTTTGAGTGACTGGTGTCAAAGTCTCTCATGTTCTTATGAGGAATAGTGCAAGAAGAAGACAAACTACTACTACTTTCTAACGGCATTGAAAATCTTAGAGCTTTTAGAAGCCCTAAGAACAGGAGATACTTTGACACCAGTCACTCAAAAGGATAGTGCAGCCCATGCAAGTTTCCTTAAGGGTTTTTATGTTATGCCTTTTCCACacctttgttttgtctttttttccttcaacttaaGAGTAATCAATTAagaagtgtttgatgaaattttgaaaaataaactgTTGTGAAATGTGCAGTTTCACgtgaaaatttcaattttgacatgatATTCTCTAGATTTGGGTTACTGATCGAAGAAAAGGAACCATTTAGCAGAGATGCAGCTCCATAGACGCACACATATGATTAATTCTGGGTGATCTCGTTCCCCACAATGCACGGTCAACCAGACTTCGTAATGCGTGCACTTTGTCGGTTGATTCTCAAccgtccaaaatgttttgatgatctaatagccgttggatgatattaatggatgacaGCTATCAAGGTGGACACGTCTAGGATTCTCTAAACATGAATCACATGGTGAAGACAAAATGATTgggactttaaaaaaaaataatggtggGAAGAAGTAAGCATTTTGTTTTCCTAATTTGTATTGAAAGATATGTTTTGTTGCCCAAATATATATGGTtgtattggaaagaaaatgatgtGAAAGTAACCACGCATCTTTATCGTGGAAGTACATATTTGCaaataaagtttcaaaatttttagaaaCAAACAGAAATGTGTTCCTTTCAAACTTCCGATGaacattttcttcttgtttaatTTGTGGTCGCAATTCAAGCACCATAAACATTTTCCTCTTTCAAATTGCCTTTGAACCACTTAAAATGTTGTTTTTTTCTAGGTTATGATCAGTACGAAGAAAAATAAGTGAACCTGCTGAGAGCTAGGCATcgataacaaatatatatatatatacacagagaCGGAGGGAGTGGGGGACAGGGGtcggccatggtcccccccaaaataaggaaaaaaaatattataagtaaaaaaaaaaatttaaaaatttaaaaaagtaaagttaaagttttaattttagtcatttggcctccttccaaacaaaaaaattggccctacttttaatttttttggccatatccaataaaaacttttggccctatttttaattttattggccCATACTCgctaagtttttttatttttgatccttactttcaaatgtccacttttttttggtccttacgGTAAtctttagtttataaaaaacaacaaaaataattttttttaataaaaaaaattataaagaaccgaaaaaaaaaatttggctggctccgtccctgtatatatatatatggaaccaCAGTTTATCCTgcaaaatttcatcaaacatttCTTAATTGATTACTCTTCAGTTGAAGAaagtttcataaaaaataaaaaacaacaacaacaaacaaacaaaggtGCGGAAAAGGCATAACAAAAAAACCCTTAAGCAAACTTGCATGGGCTAAACTATCATTTTGAGTGACTGGTGTCAAAGTCTCTCATGTTCTTATGAGGAATAGTGCAAGAAGAAGACGAACTACTACTACTTTCTAACGGCATTGAAAATCTTAGAGCTTTTAGAAGCCCTAAGAACAGGAGATACTTTGACACCAGTCACTCAAAAGGATAGTGCAGCCCATGCAAGTTTCCTTAAGGGTTTTTATGTTATGCCTTTTCCACacctttgttttgtctttttttccttcaacttaaGAGTAATCAATTAagaagtgtttgatgaaattttgaaaaataaactgTTGTGAAATGTGCAGTTTCACgtgaaaatttcaattttgacatgatATTCTCTAGACTTGGGTTACTGATCAAAGAAAAGGAACCATTTAGCAGAGATGCAGCTCCATAGACGCACACATATGATTAATTCTGGGTGATCTCGTTCCCCACAATGCACGGTCAACCAGACTTCGTAATGCGTGCACTTTGTCGGTTGATTCTCAAccgtccaaaatgttttgatgatctaatagccgttggatgatattaatggatgacaGCTATCAAGGTGGACACGTCTAGGATTCTCTAAACATGAATCACATGGTGAAGACAAAATGATTGggacttttaaaaaaaataatggtggGAAGAAGTAAGCATTTTGTTTTCCTAATTTGTATTGAAAGATATGTTTTGTTGCCCAAATATATATGGTtgtattggaaagaaaatgatgtGAAAGTAACCACGCATCTTTATCGTGGAAGTACATATTTGCaaataaagtttcaaaatttttagaaaCAAACAGAAATGTGTTCCTTTCAAACTTCCGATGaacattttcttcttgtttaatTTGTGGTCGCAATTCAAGCACCATAAACATTTTCCTCTTTCAAATTGCCTTTGAACCACTTAAAATGTTGTTTTTTTCTAGGTTATGATCAGTACGAAGAAAAATAAGTGAACCTGCTGAGAGCTAGGCATcgataacaaatatatatatatatacacagagaCGGAGGGAGTGGGGGACAGGGGtcggccatggtcccccccaaaataaggaaaaaaaatattataagtaaaaaaaaaaatttaaaaatttaaaaaagtaaagttaaagttttaattttagtcatttggcctccttccaaacaaaaaaattggccctacttttaatttttttggccatatccaataaaaacttttggccctatttttaattttattggccCATACTCgctaagtttttttatttttgatccttactttcaaatgtccactttttttttgtccttacgGTAAtctttagtttataaaaaacaacaaaaataattttttttaataaaaaaaattataaagaaccgaaaaaaaaatttggctggctccgtccctgtatatatatatatggaaccaCAGTTTATCCTgcaaaatttcatcaaacatttCTTAATTGATTACTCTTCAGTTGAAGAaagtttcataaaaaataaaaaacaacaacaacaaacaaacaaaggtGCGGAAAAGGCATAACAAAAAAACCCTTAAGCAAACTTGCATGGGCTAAACTATCATTTTGAGTGACTGGTGTCAAAGTCTCTCATGTTCTTATGAGGAATAGTGCAAGAAGAAGACGAACTACTACTACTTTCTAACGGCATTGAAAATCTTAGAGCTTTTAGAAGCTCTAAGAACAGGAGATACTTTGACACCAGTCACTCAAAAGGATAGTGCAGCCCATGCAAGTTTCCTTAAGGGTTTTTATGTTATGCCTTTTCCACacctttgttttgtctttttttccttcaacttaaGAGTAATCAATTAagaagtgtttgatgaaattttgaaaaataaactgTTGTGAAATGTGCAGTTTCACgtgaaaatttcaattttgacatgatATTCTCTAGATTTGGGTTACTGATCGAAGAAAAGGAACCATTTAGCAGAGATGCAGCTCCATAGACGCACACATATGATGAATTCTGGGTGATCTCGTTCCCCACAATGCACGGTCAACCAGACTTCGTAATGCGTGCACTTTGTCGGTTGATTCTCAAccgtccaaaatgttttgatgatctaatagccgttggatgatattaatggatgacaGCTATCAAGGTGGACACGTCTAGGATTCTCTAAACATGAATCACATGGTGAAGACAAAATGATTgggactttaaaaaaaaataatggtggGAAGAAGTAAGCATTTTGTTTTCCTAATTTGTATTGAAAGA
This genomic interval from Corylus avellana chromosome ca3, CavTom2PMs-1.0 contains the following:
- the LOC132176104 gene encoding (-)-germacrene D synthase-like, yielding MSFKVSVVAAPSLNPVPETTRRSANYHPSIWGDRFLTYASEFSETDNEKIQLHQELKKEVRKMLMAPGEKSSEKLNFIDAIHRLGVSYHFENEIQQILQTLHDSHDHEDDDLYTVALRFRLLRQHGYYSSSDTFTKFKDSKGNFKKSLINDVQGMLSLYEATHLRVHGEDILDEALVFTATHLESVATHLSPLLASQVSHALKQPIHKGLPRLEARYYFSIYPQDASHNEVLLTFAKLDFNQLQKLHQKELSEIARWWKDCNFSIELPFIRDRVVECYFWILGVYFEPEYHIARRFLTKVIAMTSIFDDVYDVYGTLEELELFTKAIERWDIGAIDQLPEYMKVCYRPLLDVYSEMDQKIGEGRSYRARYAREAMKNQVRAYFHEAKWFHKKHIPTMDEYMRIALVTSGYPLLATTSLVGMGDIVTKDAFEWLFSYPKMVRASAVVSRLMDDIVSHKFEQKRGHVASAVECYTKQHGATEEEAIGEFGKEITDAWKDINEECRYPTTVPMPVVMRLLNLTRTMYVVYKDADGYTHAEIVLKDVVASLLVDPVPL